Proteins encoded together in one Bosea sp. (in: a-proteobacteria) window:
- a CDS encoding thiamine pyrophosphate-dependent dehydrogenase E1 component subunit alpha, with protein MARTREADNRPFAFRHFSAEILRDALRQMYLIRRFEEGAEESYMRGLVHGTMHLSIGQEASAVGICLPLTDRDQITSTHRGHGHCIAKGAEVKRMFAEFFGKTTGYCKGRGGSMHIADVSKGNLGANGIVGGGIPIAVGAALSLKMQKRDDVVVSFFGDGANNEGAFHEALNMASLWKLPVVFVCENNGYGMSTSTARSTAVANVADRAAAYAMPGVTVDGNDLSAVAEASVAAVARARAGEGPSLIECKTYRHRGHSRSDRNRYRTKAEIEEWIERDPIGRFEAQLLDYGVLTKEAIAELGAEVEREIAEGIDFAKDSPAPLVSEVARYVYTEVSR; from the coding sequence ATGGCCAGGACACGGGAAGCCGATAACCGCCCCTTCGCCTTCCGGCATTTTTCGGCTGAGATCCTGCGGGACGCGCTGCGGCAGATGTATCTGATCCGGCGTTTCGAGGAGGGAGCCGAGGAGAGCTATATGCGCGGCCTCGTCCACGGTACCATGCATCTGTCGATCGGGCAGGAGGCTTCCGCCGTCGGCATCTGCCTGCCGCTGACCGATCGCGACCAGATCACCTCGACCCATCGCGGCCACGGCCATTGCATCGCCAAGGGCGCCGAGGTGAAGCGCATGTTCGCCGAGTTCTTCGGCAAGACCACCGGCTATTGCAAGGGCCGCGGCGGCTCGATGCACATCGCCGACGTGTCGAAGGGCAATCTCGGCGCCAACGGCATCGTCGGCGGCGGCATCCCGATCGCGGTGGGAGCCGCGCTCTCGCTCAAGATGCAGAAGCGCGACGACGTCGTCGTCTCCTTCTTCGGCGACGGCGCCAACAACGAGGGCGCCTTCCACGAGGCGCTCAACATGGCCTCGCTCTGGAAGCTGCCGGTCGTCTTCGTCTGCGAGAACAACGGCTACGGCATGTCGACCTCGACGGCCCGCTCGACCGCGGTCGCCAACGTCGCCGATCGCGCGGCGGCCTATGCCATGCCGGGCGTCACCGTCGACGGCAACGACCTCTCGGCGGTGGCCGAGGCCTCCGTCGCGGCGGTGGCGCGGGCCCGCGCCGGCGAGGGGCCCTCGCTGATCGAGTGCAAGACCTATCGCCATCGCGGCCATTCCAGGAGCGACCGCAACCGCTACCGCACCAAGGCCGAGATCGAGGAATGGATCGAGCGCGATCCGATCGGCCGCTTCGAGGCCCAGCTCCTCGATTACGGCGTGCTGACGAAAGAAGCGATCGCGGAGCTCGGCGCCGAGGTCGAGCGCGAGATCGCCGAAGGGATCGACTTCGCCAAGGACAGCCCCGCTCCGCTCGTCAGTGAGGTCGCGCGCTACGTCTACACGGAAGTGAGCCGATGA
- a CDS encoding homoserine dehydrogenase gives MTVAKVGLGAELAARAEAQGPVTIGLAGAGQMGTDMVVQLALMPGVRLGALCEIDLKAARDALTLAGHAQGDIAEAGNAGGIDTAIEAGKVALTQDFKALCAAGRVDVVIDATGNPNIGTLIALEAFRNGKHVVMLNVEADITIGRHLKAQARKAGVVYTGAAGDEPAAALEIVGFAQALGFEIVAAGKGKNNPLKFDAMPEEYEEEARRRNMNARMLVEFVDGSKTMIEMVALANATGLVPDVPGMHGPAATRDELARVLCPKADGGILTRSGVVDYSIGKGVAPGVFCIVKPRHPRVLERMTDLKVGPGPCYTIFRPYHLTSLEVPLSAIRAVVGGRPDMEPLDRPVAECVGVAKRDLQPGDVLGKIGERDYRGFAMTWSQARSEGALPLGLAEKARVTRPVKAGERLSYANCAPEESFVITQIRRRLDQADAAFTDAA, from the coding sequence ATGACGGTTGCCAAGGTGGGTCTGGGCGCGGAGCTTGCGGCGCGTGCTGAAGCACAGGGGCCCGTCACCATCGGCCTTGCCGGCGCCGGCCAGATGGGCACCGACATGGTGGTGCAGCTGGCGCTCATGCCCGGCGTCCGCCTCGGCGCCCTCTGCGAGATCGATCTCAAGGCCGCCCGCGACGCGCTGACGCTGGCGGGCCATGCGCAGGGCGACATCGCCGAGGCCGGCAACGCCGGCGGCATCGACACGGCGATAGAGGCCGGCAAGGTCGCCCTGACCCAGGATTTCAAGGCGCTCTGCGCGGCCGGCCGCGTCGATGTGGTGATCGACGCCACCGGCAATCCCAATATCGGCACGCTGATCGCGCTCGAAGCCTTCCGCAACGGCAAGCATGTCGTGATGCTCAATGTCGAGGCCGACATCACCATCGGCCGCCATCTCAAGGCGCAGGCGCGCAAGGCCGGCGTGGTCTATACCGGGGCTGCCGGCGACGAGCCCGCCGCCGCGCTCGAGATCGTCGGCTTCGCCCAGGCGCTCGGCTTCGAGATCGTCGCGGCCGGCAAGGGCAAGAACAACCCGCTCAAATTCGACGCGATGCCGGAGGAATACGAAGAGGAGGCGCGCCGCCGCAACATGAACGCGCGCATGCTGGTCGAGTTCGTCGACGGCTCCAAGACGATGATCGAGATGGTGGCGCTCGCCAACGCCACCGGCCTCGTTCCCGACGTGCCGGGCATGCACGGGCCGGCCGCGACGCGCGACGAGCTCGCCCGGGTGCTCTGCCCCAAGGCCGACGGCGGCATCCTGACGCGCAGCGGCGTCGTCGATTATTCGATCGGCAAGGGCGTCGCGCCCGGCGTTTTCTGCATCGTCAAGCCGCGCCATCCGCGCGTGCTCGAGCGCATGACCGATCTCAAGGTCGGGCCGGGCCCGTGCTACACGATTTTCCGTCCCTATCATCTGACGAGCCTCGAGGTGCCGCTTTCGGCGATCCGCGCGGTGGTCGGCGGCCGGCCGGACATGGAGCCGCTCGACCGGCCGGTGGCCGAATGCGTCGGCGTGGCCAAGCGCGACCTTCAGCCCGGCGACGTCCTCGGCAAGATCGGCGAGCGCGACTATCGCGGCTTCGCCATGACCTGGAGCCAGGCGCGCTCCGAAGGCGCCCTGCCGCTCGGCCTGGCCGAGAAGGCGCGGGTGACGCGGCCTGTGAAGGCTGGCGAGCGGCTGAGCTATGCGAACTGCGCGCCGGAGGAGAGCTTCGTCATCACCCAGATCCGCCGGCGGCTCGACCAGGCCGACGCCGCCTTCACCGACGCGGCCTGA
- a CDS encoding acetoin dehydrogenase dihydrolipoyllysine-residue acetyltransferase subunit: MPTEVILPKVDMDMASGRIARWFADEGATVAKGDVLFEIETDKAAMEIDAPASGVLVRAPGTEDADIPVGEVVAWIYGEGETPRFDASPAAPAPVAATIEPPAPSQPAGTEVPAGAPAPGRTVAATPLARRLARARGIDLTRVTGTGPRGRVQARDVEAAQGAPSVATAAAPAGATWLRREGEGPPLVLIHGFGAETASWRPFLQAFRRAMPIVSIDLPGHGAAVEVAASRFDDLVAHAEAQLQALGIGVAHLAGHSLGGAVAAAVAAGVAVEARSLFLIAPAGLGPEINAGFTEGFAAATDEAGLRIWMRELVQDPESLSDAFVRAAARARADGRQARAQSGLARALFAGGTQRFSVRGALGRQTIPVKVVAGTADRIIPARHAQGLPGQIALHLFEGLGHMPQLESRAAVAALLDQLV; this comes from the coding sequence ATGCCGACCGAAGTGATCCTGCCCAAGGTCGATATGGACATGGCGAGCGGGCGCATCGCGCGCTGGTTCGCCGATGAGGGCGCGACCGTCGCCAAGGGCGATGTCCTCTTCGAGATCGAGACCGACAAGGCGGCGATGGAGATCGATGCGCCGGCGAGCGGCGTCCTCGTCCGCGCGCCCGGCACGGAGGATGCCGATATCCCGGTCGGCGAGGTCGTCGCCTGGATCTATGGCGAGGGCGAGACCCCGCGATTCGATGCAAGCCCTGCCGCCCCGGCGCCGGTTGCCGCGACGATCGAGCCGCCCGCGCCATCGCAACCGGCTGGTACCGAGGTCCCGGCCGGCGCGCCGGCGCCCGGCCGGACCGTCGCGGCCACGCCGCTGGCGCGGCGGCTGGCGCGCGCGCGTGGCATCGACCTCACGCGCGTGACCGGAACCGGCCCGCGCGGGCGGGTGCAGGCGCGCGATGTCGAGGCGGCGCAAGGCGCGCCCTCTGTCGCGACTGCGGCCGCGCCCGCCGGGGCGACCTGGCTGCGGCGGGAGGGCGAGGGGCCGCCCTTGGTGCTGATCCACGGCTTTGGCGCGGAGACGGCGAGCTGGCGGCCGTTCCTGCAGGCTTTCCGCCGCGCCATGCCGATCGTCTCGATCGATCTGCCGGGCCATGGCGCGGCGGTGGAGGTTGCGGCCTCGCGGTTCGACGACCTCGTCGCCCATGCCGAGGCGCAGTTGCAGGCGCTCGGCATCGGCGTCGCCCATCTCGCCGGCCATTCGCTCGGCGGCGCGGTGGCGGCGGCGGTCGCGGCGGGGGTTGCGGTCGAGGCGCGCTCGCTCTTCCTCATCGCCCCGGCCGGCCTCGGCCCGGAGATCAATGCCGGCTTCACCGAGGGTTTCGCCGCGGCGACGGACGAGGCTGGCTTACGCATCTGGATGCGCGAGCTCGTCCAGGATCCCGAGAGCCTGTCCGACGCCTTCGTCAGGGCGGCGGCGCGGGCACGCGCCGATGGCCGCCAGGCGCGGGCGCAATCGGGTCTCGCGCGCGCCCTGTTCGCCGGGGGCACGCAACGCTTCTCGGTTCGCGGCGCGCTCGGCCGGCAGACGATCCCCGTCAAGGTCGTCGCGGGAACCGCCGACCGGATCATCCCGGCCCGCCATGCCCAGGGCCTGCCGGGGCAGATCGCGCTGCACCTGTTCGAGGGCCTCGGCCACATGCCGCAGCTGGAGAGCCGCGCGGCCGTCGCGGCGCTGCTCGACCAGCTCGTCTAG
- a CDS encoding sugar-binding transcriptional regulator encodes MDGSMEGAPGAENETLVADDKVRAAWLYYVEGLTQEQIAETLGLNRIKIIRMLAAARTEGLIRIRIDGRAARQVALERGLIGRFGLAEAVVVPRARDPDSTAALVGHAAGTWLSDRLRDGLSVAVGWGQTLHLALRGMQPRPIEGMSVVSLLGGLTHSRSINPSAVARRVADLFGADCFQLTAPVFVAQPEIREALWREPTLRELRDRARAADIALVSVGDVQGNATLFREGLLPRADLASLRKAHAVGDLLCHFIDAEGRLVDHPVNRRVMAVSPADLAGIGLVAIAAGGADKEHAIRAALRASAAKALITDESAAEALLADA; translated from the coding sequence GTGGACGGTTCGATGGAAGGGGCGCCCGGCGCGGAGAACGAGACGCTCGTCGCCGACGACAAGGTCCGGGCGGCCTGGCTCTATTATGTCGAGGGCCTGACCCAGGAACAGATCGCCGAGACGCTGGGCCTCAACCGCATCAAGATCATCCGCATGCTCGCCGCGGCGCGCACCGAAGGCCTGATCAGGATCAGGATCGATGGACGCGCGGCCCGGCAGGTCGCGCTGGAGCGCGGCCTGATCGGGCGTTTCGGCCTCGCGGAGGCTGTGGTGGTGCCGCGCGCGCGCGATCCCGACAGCACGGCCGCGCTCGTCGGCCATGCGGCGGGAACCTGGCTCTCCGACAGGCTGCGCGACGGCCTGTCGGTCGCCGTCGGCTGGGGCCAGACCCTGCATCTGGCGCTGCGTGGCATGCAGCCGCGCCCGATCGAGGGGATGTCGGTGGTCTCGCTCCTGGGCGGGCTGACGCATTCGCGCAGCATCAATCCCTCCGCCGTGGCGCGTCGCGTCGCCGATCTGTTCGGCGCGGACTGCTTCCAGCTCACCGCGCCGGTCTTCGTGGCGCAGCCCGAAATCCGTGAGGCGCTCTGGCGCGAGCCGACGCTGCGCGAGCTGCGCGACAGGGCCCGGGCCGCGGACATCGCGCTCGTCAGCGTCGGCGACGTCCAGGGGAATGCCACGCTCTTCCGCGAAGGGTTGCTGCCCCGGGCCGATCTCGCCTCGCTGCGCAAGGCGCACGCCGTCGGCGATCTGCTCTGCCACTTCATCGATGCCGAGGGCCGGCTGGTCGACCATCCCGTCAACCGCCGCGTCATGGCGGTGAGCCCGGCCGATCTCGCCGGGATCGGCCTCGTCGCGATCGCGGCCGGCGGCGCCGACAAGGAGCATGCGATCCGCGCGGCGCTGCGCGCCAGCGCGGCGAAGGCGCTGATCACCGACGAAAGCGCGGCCGAGGCGCTGCTGGCCGACGCATGA
- a CDS encoding alpha-ketoacid dehydrogenase subunit beta, which produces MSPRELSYAQAIQEAMAIAMEADERVFLMGEDIGVYGGAFQVTGDLIERFGPERVRDTPISELGGAGVAVGAAVTGMRPIFEFQFSDFATLAMEQIVNQAAKMRYMLGGEVSVPLVMRFPAGSGTGAAAQHSQSLEAWFGHVPGLKVIQPATPHDAKGMLLAAIADPDPVMIFEHKLLYKMKGEVPEGHYTVPIGKAAVRREGRDLTIVATAIMVHKALEAAETLAAEGIDVEVVDLRTIRPMDTQTVIASVKKTSRLLCVYEGVKTLGVGAEVSAMIAESEAFDYLDAPIRRLGGAETPVPYNPELEKATVPQVPDILGAARELVGGRA; this is translated from the coding sequence ATGAGCCCCCGCGAACTGTCCTACGCCCAGGCCATCCAGGAAGCCATGGCGATCGCCATGGAGGCGGATGAGCGCGTCTTCCTGATGGGCGAGGACATCGGCGTCTATGGCGGCGCCTTCCAGGTGACCGGCGACCTGATCGAGCGCTTCGGCCCCGAGCGGGTGCGCGACACGCCGATCTCCGAGCTCGGCGGCGCGGGCGTCGCGGTCGGTGCCGCCGTCACCGGCATGCGGCCGATCTTCGAGTTCCAGTTCTCCGATTTCGCGACGCTCGCCATGGAGCAGATCGTCAACCAGGCGGCGAAGATGCGCTATATGCTCGGCGGCGAGGTCTCGGTCCCGCTCGTCATGCGCTTTCCCGCGGGCTCCGGCACGGGTGCCGCGGCCCAGCACAGCCAGAGCCTGGAAGCCTGGTTCGGCCATGTGCCCGGCCTCAAGGTCATCCAGCCGGCGACGCCGCACGATGCCAAGGGCATGCTGCTCGCGGCCATCGCCGATCCCGACCCCGTGATGATCTTCGAGCACAAGCTGCTCTACAAGATGAAGGGCGAGGTGCCGGAAGGCCATTACACCGTGCCGATCGGCAAGGCGGCGGTCCGGCGCGAGGGCCGTGACCTGACCATCGTCGCCACCGCGATCATGGTGCACAAGGCGCTGGAGGCAGCCGAGACGCTGGCCGCCGAGGGCATCGACGTCGAGGTCGTCGACCTGCGCACGATCCGGCCGATGGATACGCAGACGGTGATCGCCAGCGTGAAGAAGACCTCGCGCCTGCTCTGCGTCTACGAGGGCGTCAAGACCTTGGGCGTCGGTGCGGAGGTCAGCGCCATGATCGCCGAGAGCGAGGCGTTCGACTATCTCGACGCGCCGATCCGCCGCCTCGGCGGTGCCGAGACGCCGGTGCCCTACAATCCCGAGCTCGAGAAGGCGACCGTTCCCCAGGTGCCCGATATCCTCGGCGCGGCGCGCGAGCTCGTCGGCGGGAGGGCCTGA
- the tam gene encoding trans-aconitate 2-methyltransferase has product MSAKPDWDAARYLRFEDERTRPSIDLLARVPLSRPQRCIDLGCGPGNSTELIAARFPDAVIDGLDSSPDMLEKAKARLPGLGFILGDVATWTDAAGHDLIFANAVLQWLPDHAAHFPRLARSLRPGGCLAVQMPNNLDEPSHAAMRAVAAAGPWAVKLAAAAGERATIGSFGDYRRWLGEAGCRVDIWQTTYVHALAGLDAIAEWFATTGLKPYLDPLTAEERTQFLARYREQIAPHYPVESDGKVLLRFPRLFIVAVREG; this is encoded by the coding sequence ATGAGCGCGAAACCGGACTGGGACGCCGCGCGATATCTGCGCTTCGAGGACGAGCGGACACGGCCGTCGATCGACCTCCTCGCCCGCGTGCCGCTCAGCCGGCCGCAGCGCTGCATCGATCTCGGCTGCGGGCCCGGCAACAGCACCGAGCTCATCGCGGCACGCTTTCCCGACGCCGTCATCGACGGGCTCGATTCCTCGCCGGACATGCTGGAGAAGGCGAAGGCGCGCCTGCCCGGCCTCGGCTTCATCCTCGGCGATGTCGCGACCTGGACCGATGCGGCGGGCCATGACCTGATCTTCGCCAATGCCGTGCTGCAATGGCTGCCGGATCATGCCGCCCATTTCCCGCGGCTGGCGCGCTCGCTCAGGCCCGGCGGCTGCCTTGCCGTGCAGATGCCGAACAACCTCGACGAGCCCTCCCACGCCGCGATGCGCGCGGTCGCAGCGGCCGGTCCCTGGGCGGTGAAGCTGGCTGCCGCCGCAGGCGAGCGGGCGACGATCGGCTCCTTCGGGGATTACCGGCGCTGGCTCGGCGAGGCCGGCTGCCGGGTCGACATCTGGCAGACGACCTACGTCCATGCGCTCGCCGGCCTCGACGCCATCGCCGAATGGTTCGCGACCACGGGGCTGAAGCCCTATCTCGACCCGCTCACGGCCGAGGAGCGGACCCAGTTCCTCGCGCGCTACCGCGAGCAGATCGCACCGCATTATCCGGTCGAGAGCGACGGCAAGGTGCTGCTGCGCTTCCCGCGCCTGTTCATCGTCGCGGTGCGCGAGGGTTAG
- a CDS encoding SCO family protein, whose product MLWKPLGKRLTVNRRLVLPLVVFLVGALALAAAAILTFSPGRGGGNGTASVGGAFTLVTQDGKPLSDGDLKGAPFLVFFGFTHCPDICPTKLFEISEALRAAGESDKAQRLRALFITVDPERDTPDAMKSYLGSFDPRIVGLSGDRAAIDAVIKAYRAYAKKVPLKDGDYTMDHTALVYLMGKDGRFIGSFNMEQPPADAAAEWLRHS is encoded by the coding sequence ATGCTCTGGAAGCCCCTGGGGAAGCGCCTTACCGTGAACCGCCGTCTCGTCCTGCCTCTCGTCGTCTTCCTGGTGGGCGCGCTGGCGCTCGCCGCCGCCGCGATCCTGACCTTCTCGCCCGGCCGGGGCGGCGGAAACGGCACGGCGAGCGTCGGGGGGGCCTTCACGCTCGTCACGCAGGACGGCAAGCCGCTGTCGGACGGCGATCTGAAGGGCGCGCCCTTCCTGGTCTTCTTCGGCTTCACCCATTGCCCGGACATCTGCCCGACCAAGCTCTTCGAGATCTCCGAGGCGCTGAGGGCCGCGGGCGAGAGCGACAAGGCGCAGCGGCTCAGGGCGCTGTTCATCACGGTCGATCCCGAGCGCGATACGCCCGACGCGATGAAGAGCTATCTTGGCTCCTTCGATCCGCGCATCGTCGGGCTCAGCGGCGACCGGGCCGCGATCGACGCGGTGATCAAGGCCTATCGCGCCTATGCCAAGAAAGTCCCGCTGAAGGACGGCGACTACACCATGGACCACACCGCGCTCGTCTATCTGATGGGCAAGGACGGCCGCTTCATCGGCTCCTTCAACATGGAGCAGCCGCCGGCCGATGCCGCCGCCGAATGGCTGCGGCATTCGTGA